One genomic region from Clostridium saccharobutylicum DSM 13864 encodes:
- a CDS encoding pyrimidine/purine nucleoside phosphorylase produces the protein MKEFKNVTIVKKANVYFDGKVTSRTVIFENGERKTLGIMLPGNYEFSTGDKEAMEILAGSLEVRLPGEDRFVTYKEGETFFVPANSKFSLKVNEASDYCCSYIKE, from the coding sequence ATGAAAGAATTTAAAAATGTGACAATAGTAAAAAAAGCAAATGTATATTTTGATGGAAAAGTTACTAGTAGGACAGTTATTTTTGAAAATGGTGAAAGAAAAACGTTAGGTATAATGTTACCAGGAAATTATGAATTTTCAACAGGCGATAAGGAAGCAATGGAAATTTTAGCTGGTTCATTAGAAGTAAGATTACCTGGTGAAGATAGGTTTGTTACATATAAAGAAGGAGAAACTTTTTTTGTACCAGCAAATTCTAAGTTCAGTTTAAAAGTAAATGAAGCATCAGATTATTGCTGTTCTTATATTAAAGAATAA
- a CDS encoding pyridoxal phosphate-dependent aminotransferase, whose product MNSRVEKIQISGIRRFSEKVKKVDGAISLTIGQPDFNIPTDIAKAMIKAIEDGKTTYTSNAGIDELREEVCIYLKGFNIDYNKDEVCITVGGSEGLYAVLFGLMNEGEKILIPGPAYPAYENISIMIGADVVNYSLNDDFTLNIEEIKEKLDKEDIKYLVLSFPSNPTGAILSKVQRDELIELIKERDIIVITDEMYASIIFDEYYSIAQSKEIKDKVIYVSGFSKIFSMTGLRVGYVACVEKYMKEIIKVHQYGVSCAPSIAQYGALIGLRKSMNDVESMRKSFERRKNYCIDRLRALNIEVSEPKGAFYIFPSIKKFNMPSEEFCEKLLNEGKLACVPGTAFGDLGEGYMRISYCYSDDTLKEAFDRLEKFLKSNFQNC is encoded by the coding sequence ATGAATAGCAGAGTAGAAAAAATACAAATTTCAGGTATAAGAAGATTTTCAGAAAAAGTAAAAAAAGTTGATGGGGCGATTTCATTAACAATAGGACAGCCGGATTTTAATATTCCGACAGATATAGCTAAGGCTATGATTAAGGCTATAGAGGATGGAAAGACGACTTATACATCTAATGCTGGTATAGATGAGCTTAGAGAGGAAGTATGTATATATCTAAAAGGCTTTAATATAGACTATAATAAAGATGAAGTGTGCATAACAGTAGGTGGGAGCGAAGGGTTATATGCAGTTTTATTTGGTTTAATGAATGAAGGGGAGAAGATTTTAATACCAGGGCCAGCATACCCAGCGTATGAAAATATATCCATAATGATAGGGGCGGATGTTGTAAATTATTCGTTGAATGATGATTTTACATTAAATATAGAAGAAATTAAAGAAAAGTTAGATAAAGAAGATATAAAATATTTAGTATTATCTTTTCCTTCAAATCCTACAGGAGCAATTCTATCAAAAGTGCAGAGAGATGAATTAATTGAATTAATAAAGGAAAGAGATATTATAGTAATAACTGACGAAATGTATGCATCTATAATTTTTGATGAGTATTATTCTATAGCTCAATCAAAAGAGATAAAAGATAAAGTCATATATGTAAGTGGTTTCTCTAAAATATTTTCAATGACAGGACTTAGAGTTGGATATGTAGCGTGTGTAGAAAAATATATGAAAGAAATAATTAAAGTTCATCAATATGGTGTTTCTTGTGCTCCTTCAATAGCTCAATATGGTGCTCTTATAGGATTGAGAAAATCAATGAATGATGTTGAAAGTATGAGAAAGTCATTTGAAAGAAGAAAAAATTATTGTATTGATAGATTAAGAGCGCTTAATATTGAAGTTTCAGAGCCTAAGGGAGCATTTTATATATTTCCTTCAATTAAAAAATTCAATATGCCATCAGAAGAATTTTGTGAGAAACTTTTAAATGAAGGAAAATTAGCATGTGTACCAGGAACAGCTTTTGGGGATTTAGGAGAAGGATATATGAGAATATCTTATTGTTATTCAGATGATACTTTAAAAGAAGCATTTGATAGGTTAGAAAAATTCTTGAAATCAAATTTTCAAAATTGCTAA
- the dapD gene encoding 2,3,4,5-tetrahydropyridine-2,6-dicarboxylate N-acetyltransferase — MSYNLTDPYEIARFIKESKKSTPVKVYVNGDLSNAEMNDVEWYGTNGFYILMGESDFITKIILDNKHLIKHFRIENDRRNSAIPMLDLLEVDARIEPGAIIRDKVTIGKNAVIMMGAVINIGAEIGDGTMVDMNAVVGARGQLGKNVHLGAGAVVAGVLEPPSKEPCMVGDNTLIGANSVILEGVKIGKGSVVAAGSVVTEDVPDGVVVAGSPAKIIKSVDDKTKDKTQLLDDLRK; from the coding sequence ATGTCATATAATTTAACAGATCCTTATGAAATCGCAAGATTTATTAAGGAATCAAAAAAATCAACTCCAGTAAAAGTTTATGTAAACGGAGATTTAAGCAATGCTGAAATGAATGATGTAGAATGGTATGGTACTAACGGATTTTACATTCTAATGGGGGAATCTGATTTTATAACAAAGATAATATTAGATAATAAACATCTTATTAAACATTTTAGAATAGAAAACGATAGAAGAAATTCTGCTATTCCTATGCTAGATTTACTTGAAGTAGATGCTAGAATTGAACCAGGTGCTATAATAAGAGATAAAGTTACTATCGGTAAAAATGCTGTAATAATGATGGGTGCTGTAATTAACATTGGAGCTGAAATTGGCGATGGAACTATGGTTGATATGAATGCTGTTGTTGGTGCAAGAGGCCAATTAGGTAAGAATGTTCATTTAGGTGCTGGCGCTGTTGTTGCTGGAGTTTTAGAGCCACCAAGCAAGGAACCATGTATGGTTGGGGATAACACATTAATTGGAGCTAATTCTGTAATTCTTGAAGGTGTTAAAATTGGTAAAGGTTCAGTTGTTGCTGCAGGTTCTGTAGTTACTGAAGATGTTCCAGACGGAGTAGTTGTTGCAGGTTCACCAGCAAAAATCATTAAATCTGTAGATGATAAAACAAAGGACAAAACACAACTTTTAGATGATTTAAGAAAATAG
- a CDS encoding single-stranded DNA-binding protein — translation MDNLMLNNKIYLEGKVTSKLEFSHEMYGEGFYTFDLDVMRLSDSVDTLNITVSERLLNDVKLDIGTEVIVEGQLRSYNKFIDGSNKLILTVFARNIEPCIEKSKNPNEIFLDGYICKEPIYRTTPFGREIADVLLAVNRAYNKSDYIPTIAWGRNSRFCQTLSVGDNIRVWGRLQSREYQKKVSENEVVKKIAYEVSISKMERAQKEESQGEEGAV, via the coding sequence ATGGATAATTTAATGCTAAATAACAAAATTTACCTAGAAGGTAAGGTGACATCTAAATTAGAGTTTAGTCATGAAATGTATGGTGAAGGGTTTTATACATTTGATTTAGATGTAATGAGATTAAGTGATTCAGTAGATACATTAAACATTACTGTTTCAGAAAGATTGTTGAATGATGTAAAATTAGACATAGGAACAGAAGTGATCGTTGAAGGGCAGCTTAGATCTTATAATAAATTTATAGATGGATCTAATAAGCTTATACTTACCGTTTTTGCAAGAAACATTGAACCATGCATTGAAAAAAGCAAAAATCCAAATGAAATATTCTTAGACGGATATATATGCAAAGAACCTATTTATAGGACAACTCCTTTTGGACGTGAAATTGCTGATGTATTACTTGCTGTAAATAGAGCATATAATAAATCAGATTATATTCCAACTATTGCATGGGGTAGAAATTCAAGATTTTGTCAAACATTAAGTGTGGGTGATAATATTAGAGTATGGGGAAGACTTCAAAGTAGAGAGTATCAAAAAAAGGTATCTGAGAACGAAGTTGTGAAAAAGATTGCATATGAAGTTTCAATTTCCAAGATGGAAAGAGCACAAAAAGAAGAAAGCCAAGGCGAAGAAGGTGCCGTATAA
- a CDS encoding polysaccharide deacetylase family protein, with protein MRWRVGRIGIDLFLIICLVFISIGINRTIKVSASEHEEEPIYSVDTQDKVVSLSFDVNWAEKDNLESILTILKKYNVKGTFFIMGGWVNYSEDNVNKLKSIKEGGHEIGNHSYKHPSFTKIGEERMKEELKKTDDIIEKYTGDRPKLFRFPSGDYNKQAFLKVRNLGYMAIQWNADSVDWKELGAETEYKRVMKNIKPGSIMLFHNNAKYTPGNLERIIKELQSDGYTFKTVGEMIYSSNYSVDKEGIQHKNN; from the coding sequence GTGAGATGGAGAGTAGGTAGAATTGGAATAGATTTATTTTTGATTATTTGTTTAGTTTTTATATCAATTGGAATTAATAGAACCATTAAAGTAAGTGCAAGTGAACACGAAGAAGAGCCAATTTATTCGGTTGATACCCAAGATAAGGTTGTTAGTTTAAGTTTCGATGTAAATTGGGCTGAAAAAGATAACCTTGAAAGCATATTAACCATATTAAAGAAATATAATGTAAAAGGGACATTCTTCATAATGGGAGGATGGGTAAATTATAGTGAAGATAATGTAAATAAATTAAAATCAATAAAAGAAGGGGGACATGAAATCGGTAATCATAGTTATAAACATCCTAGCTTTACTAAAATAGGAGAAGAAAGAATGAAAGAAGAACTTAAAAAAACTGATGACATTATTGAAAAATACACAGGAGATAGGCCTAAATTATTTAGGTTTCCAAGTGGGGATTATAATAAGCAGGCATTTTTAAAAGTAAGAAACTTAGGATATATGGCTATACAGTGGAATGCTGACTCTGTAGACTGGAAAGAACTTGGAGCAGAAACTGAATATAAAAGAGTAATGAAAAATATAAAACCAGGTTCAATTATGCTTTTTCATAATAATGCAAAGTATACACCGGGCAATTTGGAGAGAATAATAAAAGAATTGCAATCTGATGGATATACGTTTAAAACAGTAGGAGAAATGATATATTCATCAAATTATAGTGTAGATAAAGAAGGGATACAACACAAAAATAATTAA
- a CDS encoding DUF4364 family protein: MYESSSELAENKLLMLYVLKSIKNPISNTQLTEIILENNFINYFTFQQYLSELENSKFVEYREANDKKLLILTEKGDTVLSLFKDRLSPSKISIVDEYIKEKIESIKKELTIHADYTIGTNDSFIVDLKAIENQALLMELKLTVPSKNQANSICNKWKENPSEIYTNIINVLIN, translated from the coding sequence ATGTACGAAAGTTCATCTGAATTGGCAGAAAATAAGTTATTAATGTTATATGTATTAAAATCAATAAAAAATCCAATATCGAACACTCAGCTTACTGAAATAATTCTTGAAAATAACTTCATCAATTACTTTACATTTCAACAATATTTGTCTGAGCTAGAAAATTCTAAATTCGTTGAATATCGTGAGGCTAATGATAAGAAATTATTAATATTAACAGAAAAAGGTGATACTGTTCTATCTTTATTTAAAGACAGATTATCACCTTCAAAAATTTCTATTGTTGATGAATATATAAAAGAAAAAATAGAATCAATAAAAAAAGAATTAACTATACATGCTGATTATACAATAGGTACAAATGATAGCTTTATAGTTGATTTAAAAGCAATAGAAAATCAAGCATTACTAATGGAATTGAAATTAACAGTTCCATCAAAAAATCAAGCTAATTCTATTTGTAATAAATGGAAAGAGAATCCTTCTGAAATATATACCAACATAATTAACGTGTTAATTAACTAA